A section of the Larus michahellis chromosome 1, bLarMic1.1, whole genome shotgun sequence genome encodes:
- the LOC141737597 gene encoding uncharacterized protein LOC141737597 has translation MMSLAERREEPSHPLLPGRSKARAGGDALPGQGLAQRRHPSPETGTSSRGLRGKPGQAGKAGRAREGAAWRDLREQAASSMFGAEEVCTGPEQERELPATCSGGPSGGSEAKARKSRSSRSSRAGLLFPVSRVDRQLRRGLFAERFGARAPVYLAAVLQCVTHEVMDVAGMICKKSKQKRISPSHLQMALQKCAGLKQLPRGAAVPRRRRRAAPQSPRVASPSKKNTTKSKKRCPRQRAAPARATAAVN, from the exons ATGATGTCACTAGCAGAGAG GCGAGAGGAGCCCTCGCACCCGCTGCTGCCCGGGAGATCCAAGGCCCGAGCAGGTGGGGACGCCCTGCCAGGACAAGGCTTGGCCCAGCGCAGGCACCCGAGCCCGGAGACAGGAACCAGCAGCCGGGGCCTGCGAGGAAAGCCAGGGCAGGCgggcaaggcaggcagggcacgggAAGGCGCGGCGTGGAGAGACCTGCGGGAGCAAGCTGCGAGCAGCATGTTCGGGGCAGAGGAGGTCTGCACGGGgcctgagcaggagagggagctCCCAGCGACATGTTCTGGGGGCCCCTCCGGAGGCAGCGAAGCAAAGGCCAGAAAGAGCCGCTCCTCCCGCTCCTCCCGGGCCGGGCTGCTCTTCCCCGTGAGCCGCGTCGACAGGCAGCTGCGCAGAGGCCTCTTTGCTGAGCGCTTTGGAGCCAGGGCCCCCGTCTACCTGGCTGCGGTGCTGCAGTGCGTGACGCACGAGGTCATGGACGTGGCTGGCATGATTTGCAAGAAGAGCAAGCAGAAGCGCATCTCTCCATCGCACTTGCAGATGGCGCTGCAGAAGTGCGCTGGGCTCAAGCAGCTCCCGCGAGGAGCTGCAGTGCCCAGGCGCCGCCGCAGGGCTGCCCCCCAAAGCCCGCGCGTGGCCTCGCCCTCCAAGAAGAACACGACCAAGAGTAAGAAGAGATGCCCCAGGCAAAGGGCTGCACCGGCCCGTGCCACTGCTGCTGTCAactga
- the LOC141737598 gene encoding LOW QUALITY PROTEIN: olfactory receptor 10R2-like (The sequence of the model RefSeq protein was modified relative to this genomic sequence to represent the inferred CDS: inserted 3 bases in 2 codons; deleted 2 bases in 1 codon), producing the protein MMNESKVMEFILIGFSEFPELQIPLFVFFFLTYLATLTGNILLMTIIRLHRHLHVPMYFFLSILSFSETCYTLAVIPKMLVNLITEEKVISFTGCAVQMFFFIGFGGTNCMLLTAMGYDRCVAIXPLHYKVLMSXTVCSHLVAFAAVTGFTLSLIVTYFIFTLPFCGGKEINHFFCDMTPVIQAVCTENNGIETVIFFFCIVVVFGSFLLILLSYLLIFNTIFKIPSTEGKHKAFSTCASHLTVVFVHFGCASIIYLRPKSTYSLQEDTLISVTYTVVTPLLNPMVYSLRNKGVHLAFRKGLGKKLCTWMR; encoded by the exons ATGATGAATGAAAGCAAAGTGATGGAGTTCATCTTGATTGGATTTTCAGAGTTTCCAGAATTGCAGATTccattatttgtcttttttttcctgacatacCTGGCCACCCTCACTGGAAATATTCTGCTAATGACAATCATCAGGCTTCATCGTCATCTTCACGTCcctatgtattttttcctttccattctctctttttcagaaacTTGCTACACATTGGCTGTCATTCCCAAGATGCTGGTAAATCTAATAACAGAGGAAAAGGTCATTTCTTTCACTGGATGTGCTGttcagatgtttttcttcattggcTTTGGAGGCACTAACTGTATGCTTCTAACAGCAATGGGGTATGACCGCTGTGTGGCTA AACCTTTACATTACAAAGTCCTCATGAG GACAGTCTGTAGTCACCTAGTGGCCTTTGCAGCGGTGACTGGCTTCACCTTGTCCTTGATAGTTACCTACTTTATATTCACATTGCCtttctgtggagggaaggaaaTTAATCACTTCTTCTGTGACATGACTCCTGTCATTCAGGCAGTTTGCACAGAAAATAATGGAATTGAGACagtaattttt tttttttgtattgtGGTGGTGTTTGGCTCATTCTTGTTGATTCTTCTCTCGTACCTTTTGATCTTCAACACCATCTTCAAGATCCCCTCCACTGAGGGGAAAcataaagccttttccacctgtgCCTCCCATCTCACTGTGGTTTTTGTGCACTTTGGGTGTGCCTCCATCATTTATTTGAGGCCCAAATCCACCTATTCCCTACAGGAGGACACTCTGATTTCTGTCACTTACACTGTGGTGACTCCCTTGCTGAACCCCATGGTTTATAGCCTGAGGAACAAGGGTGTGCACTTGGCCTTTCGGAAAGGCCTGGGGAAAAAATTGTGCACATGGATGAGGTGA